A window of the Streptomyces sp. NBC_00250 genome harbors these coding sequences:
- a CDS encoding arylsulfatase: MAQPSWSEYRPGQRFPGVIGRTTDESSPAWPQPVRGEAGAPNVLFLVFDDTGFGQLGCYGSPIETPNLDALAAGGLLYSNMHTTALCSPSRSCIMTGRNHHANGMAAITELATGYPGYNGQIPFENGFLSEMLLQQGYNTYMVGKWHLMPSEQESAAGPYDRWPLGRGFERFYGFLGGDTSQWYPDLVYDNHQVEPPATPAEGYHLTEDLVERAMSFIADAKQVAPDKPFFLNLSLGATHAPHHAPKEWADRYRGRFDDGWDAYREQTFARQKELGVVPTDARLSPRDPDVPAWESLTPDARRLASRLMEVYAGFLSHADHHLGRLLDFLKETGEFDNTLIMVVSDNGASAEGGVTGTTNEMQFFNNAPETLEESLARIDELGGPATFNHYPWGWTWAGNTPFRRWKRETYRGGVSDPFLVHWPDGIRARGEIRDQFAHIIDMVPTVLDVLGIEAPTTIRGVTQAPLHGVSFAHTFDDAGAPSLHRTQYYEMLGHRAIDHDGWRAVCPWPGPSLAEAGRPFGTPITMTDLDDLDAHHWELYHVDQDIAETRNLAQEHRSKLIEMIALWYVEAGKYNVLPIDGSVLQRLMTERPQITQDRTSYTFRPGTQVLPAAVAPRVLNRPHSITADVEIPPGGAEGVLLCQGTNAGGWSFYVKDGHLHYAHNYVQRALHHVVSSEALPEGRHVLRFEFEPTGAPDLSQGRGAPGLAQLYVDGRLVGQIDMPVTTPIAFNPGGVLCGANPGSAVTPDYRAPFRFTGTLHGVTVDLSGDLIVDAESEMRMHMARQ; the protein is encoded by the coding sequence GGGCTGCTGTACAGCAATATGCACACCACCGCGTTGTGCTCGCCGTCGCGGTCCTGCATCATGACGGGCCGAAACCACCATGCCAACGGCATGGCGGCGATCACGGAGCTGGCCACCGGCTATCCGGGCTACAACGGGCAGATCCCGTTCGAGAACGGGTTCCTGTCGGAGATGCTGCTGCAGCAGGGCTACAACACGTACATGGTCGGCAAGTGGCACCTGATGCCCTCGGAGCAGGAGTCGGCGGCGGGCCCGTACGACCGGTGGCCGCTGGGGCGGGGCTTCGAGCGGTTCTACGGGTTCCTGGGCGGCGACACCAGCCAGTGGTATCCGGACCTCGTCTACGACAACCACCAGGTCGAGCCGCCCGCCACGCCGGCGGAGGGCTACCACCTGACAGAGGACCTCGTCGAGCGGGCGATGTCGTTCATCGCCGACGCCAAGCAGGTCGCCCCGGACAAGCCGTTCTTCCTGAACCTGTCCCTCGGTGCGACACATGCCCCGCACCATGCGCCGAAGGAGTGGGCCGACCGCTACCGGGGACGCTTCGACGACGGCTGGGACGCCTACCGGGAGCAGACCTTCGCCCGGCAGAAGGAGCTCGGCGTGGTGCCCACGGACGCCCGCCTGTCCCCGCGCGATCCGGACGTGCCCGCCTGGGAGTCGCTCACGCCGGACGCGCGGCGGCTTGCCTCGCGGTTGATGGAGGTCTACGCGGGCTTCCTCTCCCACGCCGACCACCACCTCGGCCGACTGTTGGACTTCCTGAAGGAGACCGGCGAGTTCGACAACACCTTGATCATGGTGGTCTCCGACAACGGAGCGAGTGCCGAGGGCGGGGTGACGGGCACCACCAACGAGATGCAGTTCTTCAACAACGCGCCCGAGACGCTCGAGGAGAGCCTGGCGCGCATCGACGAGCTCGGCGGCCCGGCCACCTTCAACCACTACCCGTGGGGATGGACGTGGGCGGGCAACACACCGTTCCGCCGATGGAAGCGGGAGACCTACCGCGGAGGCGTCAGCGACCCGTTCCTCGTCCACTGGCCCGACGGTATCCGGGCCCGCGGTGAGATCCGCGATCAGTTCGCGCACATCATCGACATGGTCCCCACCGTCCTGGACGTGCTCGGCATCGAGGCGCCCACGACCATTCGCGGCGTCACCCAGGCGCCCCTGCACGGCGTCAGCTTCGCTCACACCTTCGACGACGCCGGTGCACCGAGCCTCCACCGCACCCAGTACTACGAGATGCTGGGACACCGGGCCATCGACCACGACGGGTGGCGGGCGGTCTGCCCCTGGCCCGGCCCCTCCCTCGCGGAGGCCGGGCGGCCCTTCGGCACTCCGATCACCATGACGGACCTCGACGACCTCGATGCCCACCACTGGGAGCTGTACCACGTCGACCAGGACATCGCCGAGACCAGGAATCTCGCCCAGGAGCACCGCAGCAAGCTGATCGAGATGATCGCCTTGTGGTACGTGGAGGCCGGCAAGTACAACGTGCTGCCGATCGACGGCAGCGTCCTGCAGCGGCTGATGACCGAGCGCCCGCAGATCACCCAGGACCGCACCAGCTACACCTTCCGCCCGGGTACTCAGGTCCTGCCGGCCGCGGTTGCGCCCCGGGTCCTCAACCGCCCGCACAGCATCACCGCCGACGTCGAGATCCCGCCCGGCGGAGCCGAGGGCGTCCTTCTCTGCCAGGGCACCAACGCCGGCGGCTGGTCCTTCTACGTCAAGGACGGCCACCTGCACTACGCCCACAACTACGTTCAGCGGGCCCTGCACCACGTGGTCTCCAGCGAGGCCCTTCCAGAGGGGCGGCACGTGCTGCGTTTCGAGTTCGAGCCCACCGGGGCCCCGGACCTTTCCCAGGGCAGGGGTGCTCCCGGCCTTGCCCAGCTGTACGTCGACGGCCGCCTCGTCGGACAGATCGACATGCCGGTCACCACCCCGATCGCCTTCAATCCGGGCGGTGTGCTCTGCGGCGCCAACCCCGGTTCTGCCGTCACCCCCGACTACCGGGCGCCGTTCCGCTTCACCGGCACTCTGCACGGCGTCACCGTCGACCTGTCCGGCGACCTCATCGTCGACGCCGAGAGCGAGATGCGCATGCACATGGCCCGCCAGTAA